A window from Thalassophryne amazonica chromosome 15, fThaAma1.1, whole genome shotgun sequence encodes these proteins:
- the ltv1 gene encoding protein LTV1 homolog produces the protein MPHRKKKSFIEKKNAVTFHLVHRSQKDPLAADDKAPQHVLLPANKAKVEKRREEQRRFGVFFDDDYDYLQHLKEASGPSELVAAAPVYGDQAPFHAGEDEGDEDKIAPVHTAASINLPSSVFASEFEEEVGLLSKAAPVLGPRLDMDPDIVAALDEDFDYDDPDNILEDDFILKANSATARAEPKHDEDDYDDDDEWEDMDDEDEFGSDGGLSEEDVREFLFMDEETKSRFTEYSLTSSVMRRNEQLTLLDDRFEKFYEQFDDDEIGALDNAELEGFIAPDSARLEEVIKDYFKQKESESLRPDDLSPKELSVLQEDNEEEDKEEMETLVVEAPEEKWDCETIISTYSNIYNRPKVIEELPKPTLIRVSKKTGIPLDALPARGLTARQAERMTRINDSDLPRACTQPRSKEESKDERKARKQAVREERKERRAEKKANKTAFKLEKVRQEKQILNLRTNVQGLKLA, from the exons atg CCTCATCGAAAGAAGAAGTCGTTCATCGAGAAGAAAAATGCTGTGACCTTTCACCTGGTCCACCGCAGTCAGAAGGACCCCCTGGCTGCAGATGACAAAGCGCCACAGCACGTTCTTCTGCCAGCCAACAAG GCGAAGGTCGAGAAGAGACGTGAGGAGCAACGAAGGTTTGGTGTTTTCTTCGACGATGATTATGACTACCTGCAGCACCTGAAGGAAGCGTCCGGCCCGTCTGAGCTGGTGGCGGCTGCCCCCGTATATGGGGATCAAGCACCCTTTCACGCTGGAGAAGACGAGGGCGATGAAGATAAAATCGCTCCAGTGCATACC GCAGCGTCCATCAACCTGCCGTCTTCCGTGTTTGCGTCAGAGTTTGAGGAGGAGGTGGGACTCCTGAGCAAAGCTGCTCCTGTATTAG GTCCCAGGCTGGACATGGATCCCGACATCGTTGCGGCTCTGGATGAGGACTTTGACTACGACGACCCCGATAACATCCTGGAAGATGACTTCATCCTCAAAGCCAACAGCGCGACTGCACGAGCTGAACCAAA aCATGATgaagatgattatgatgatgatgatgagtgggaGGACATGGACGATGAGGATGAATTTGGTTCTGATGGCGGTTTATCGGAGGAGGACGTCCGAGAGTTTCTGTTCATGGATGAGGAGACGAAGAGTCGCTTCACCGAGTATTCGCTGACGTCGTCTGTGATGAGGAGGAACGAACAGCTCACCCTGCTGGATGACCGCTTTGAaaag TTTTATGAACAGTTTGACGATGATGAGATCGGCGCTCTGGACAATGCTGAGCTGGAAGGATTCATCGCGCCGGACAGCGCTCGCCTGGAGGAGGTCATCAAAGACTACTTCAAACAGAAAGAGAGCGA GTCCCTGAGACCTGATGACCTCAGTCCTAAAGAACTCAGCGTCCTGCAGGAGGACAATGAGGAGGAGGACAAGGAGGAGATGGAGACTCTGGTTGTGGAGGCTCCAGAGGAGAAGTGGGACTGTGAAACCATCATCA GCACGTATTCAAACATTTACAACAGACCGAAAGTCATTGAGGAACTGCCAAAG CCAACACTGATCCGTGTGTCCAAGAAGACGGGAATCCCTCTGGATGCGCTTCCTGCCAGAGGACTGACCGCCAGGCAGGCCGAGCGAATGACGAGGATCAACGACTCGGACCTTCCGCGTGCCTGCACCCAACCGCGCAGCAAGGAGGAGAGCAAGGACGAGAGGAAGGCAAGGAAGCAGGCAGTAAGGGAAGAACGCAAG GAGAGGAGGGCGGAGAAGAAAGCCAACAAGACGGCCTTCAAGCTGGAGAAAGTCCGACAGGAGAAACAAATCCTCAACCTGAGGACCAACGTTCAGGGTTTGAAGCTCGCGTAG